In one Buchnera aphidicola (Pemphigus immunis) genomic region, the following are encoded:
- the pyk gene encoding pyruvate kinase yields MLERLRRTKIVVTLGPSTDKEDCLEKIIQSGANVLRLNFSHGTKEEHTYRAITAKKIIKRLNCNLALLGDLQGPKIRIARFKKNKINLNIGDLFLLDSTLSDNEGNQNQVGIDYKQLPKDVRPNDILLLDDGRIQLKVIKSTHEKIFTTVLIGGCLSNNKGINKLGGGLSSESLTKKDRNDIILASNIEVDYLAVSFPRCAQDVKLARKLAQEAGSYAKIIAKIERAEVVANDKVIDEIICSSDAIMVARGDLGVEIGDPELVGIQKTLIRRARQLNRVVITATQMMESMVKNPIPTRAEVMDVANAVLDGSDAVMLSAETATGKYPVETVLVVSKICQGAEKVPSINISRHRLNLKFSDISEAVSMSAMYAANHLEGVRAIIAMTESGRTALIPSRITSGLPIFALSRHKKTLNLITLYRGVVPIYFDSEKSGIFLAKEAIHLLYKKGLLSLGDLVIVTQGDTIKQSGKTNTTRILRVLK; encoded by the coding sequence ATGTTAGAACGTCTTAGAAGAACAAAAATAGTTGTTACATTAGGACCATCTACAGATAAAGAAGATTGTCTTGAAAAAATTATTCAATCGGGAGCAAATGTACTAAGATTAAATTTTTCTCATGGTACTAAAGAAGAACATACATACAGAGCAATAACTGCGAAAAAAATAATTAAAAGGTTAAATTGTAATTTAGCTTTACTTGGTGATCTACAAGGTCCTAAAATTCGTATTGCTAGATTCAAAAAAAATAAAATTAATTTAAATATTGGCGATTTATTTTTACTAGATTCAACATTAAGTGACAATGAAGGTAATCAAAATCAAGTAGGAATTGATTATAAACAATTACCTAAAGATGTCAGACCTAATGATATTTTATTATTAGATGATGGAAGAATTCAATTAAAGGTAATTAAATCTACTCATGAAAAAATATTTACAACAGTATTAATAGGAGGATGTTTATCAAATAATAAAGGTATTAATAAATTAGGAGGAGGATTATCTTCAGAATCTTTAACAAAAAAAGACAGGAATGATATTATTTTAGCATCTAACATTGAAGTAGATTACTTGGCGGTATCTTTTCCACGGTGCGCCCAAGATGTGAAATTAGCTAGAAAATTAGCACAAGAAGCGGGTAGTTATGCAAAAATTATTGCTAAAATAGAAAGAGCTGAAGTAGTAGCTAATGATAAAGTGATAGATGAAATTATATGTTCTTCTGATGCTATTATGGTAGCAAGAGGAGATTTAGGTGTGGAAATTGGTGATCCTGAACTAGTAGGAATTCAAAAAACTTTGATCAGAAGAGCTCGTCAATTAAATAGGGTGGTAATAACTGCAACTCAAATGATGGAATCTATGGTTAAAAATCCTATACCTACTAGAGCAGAAGTTATGGATGTTGCTAATGCTGTATTAGATGGAAGTGATGCAGTTATGTTATCAGCTGAAACAGCAACAGGAAAATATCCTGTAGAAACAGTTTTAGTAGTATCTAAAATATGTCAAGGAGCAGAAAAAGTTCCTAGTATTAATATTTCAAGACATCGATTAAACTTAAAATTTAGTGATATATCAGAAGCTGTTTCTATGTCTGCTATGTATGCAGCTAATCATTTAGAAGGAGTACGTGCTATCATTGCCATGACAGAATCAGGACGTACTGCATTAATCCCTTCTCGAATTACGTCAGGTCTTCCTATTTTTGCTTTATCTCGTCACAAAAAAACATTAAATTTAATTACTTTATATAGGGGTGTTGTACCAATATATTTCGATAGTGAAAAATCAGGAATATTTCTTGCAAAAGAAGCTATTCATTTGTTATATAAAAAAGGATTGCTATCATTAGGAGATTTAGTAATTGTTACGCAAGGTGATACTATAAAACAAAGTGGTAAAACTAATACTACTAGAATTTTAAGAGTTTTAAAATAA
- the znuB gene encoding zinc ABC transporter permease subunit ZnuB, with protein MTLLLFQGWLAGILFTFVTGPLGSFIIWRRMSAFGDTLSHASLLGLAGGVLLNINYFYMILFLLLVISILIVFLEHVSFLSLDAILGIISHSALSLGMIILSMMSEIKRISISNYFFGNLLKVNISDLIVILLVIFFVLFILICYWREILYLTINRELAIVDGINVSKMRVIFIFITTLVIAISIRFIGSLIITALLIIPAATAQKFSTSPENMAIFSTFIGMLGITFGMIIAAFFDFPTSPSVVLFLSLFFFLSHFKKNN; from the coding sequence ATAACTTTGTTACTTTTTCAAGGATGGTTAGCAGGCATTTTATTTACTTTTGTTACTGGTCCTTTAGGTTCTTTTATCATATGGCGTCGTATGTCTGCTTTTGGAGATACGTTATCTCATGCTTCTTTATTAGGATTAGCAGGAGGAGTTTTATTAAATATTAATTATTTCTATATGATTTTATTTTTATTATTAGTTATTTCTATTCTTATCGTGTTTTTAGAACATGTTTCTTTTCTTTCTTTAGATGCAATATTAGGAATAATATCTCATAGTGCTTTATCTTTAGGTATGATTATATTAAGTATGATGTCAGAAATAAAAAGAATTAGTATTTCTAATTACTTCTTTGGTAACTTATTAAAAGTAAATATATCAGATTTAATAGTTATTTTATTGGTAATTTTTTTTGTTTTGTTTATTTTAATTTGTTATTGGAGAGAAATATTATATTTAACTATTAACAGAGAATTGGCAATAGTAGATGGAATTAATGTTTCTAAAATGCGTGTAATTTTTATATTCATAACTACTTTAGTGATAGCTATTTCTATAAGATTTATTGGTTCTTTAATTATTACTGCATTATTAATTATTCCTGCTGCTACTGCTCAAAAATTTTCTACTTCTCCAGAAAATATGGCTATATTTTCTACATTTATAGGTATGTTAGGTATTACATTTGGAATGATAATAGCTGCATTTTTTGATTTTCCAACCAGTCCATCTGTGGTGTTATTTTTATCATTGTTCTTTTTTTTAAGTCATTTTAAAAAAAATAATTGA
- the serS gene encoding serine--tRNA ligase: MLDFNLLRNELELISKKLARRGFSLNIKKFSSMERKRKKLQIKTEQLQFSRNQLSKLIGQKKNTNIDVTLLIKKVSKINQDLSIIQLEFNELKEKLYNFLINLPNIPDNNIPDGIESINNKEIMRWGKIKKYNFLVQDHVYLGENVHGFDWNTAAKMSGSRFVIMKGKIALLHRALGQFMLDIHTQENGYLETNVPYLVNQKSLYGTGQLPKFSDDLFHINDLSKNNNKNNYVLIPTAEVPLTNIIQNKILKENELPIKLTALTPCFRSESSSYGKDTRGLIRMHQFDKVEIVQIVHPDKSMEALEKLTNHAEKILQLLKLPYRKVLLCSGEIGFSATKTYDLEAWFPSQNIYREISSCSNMSDFQARRIQARFFNESDKKKYFVHTINGSGLAIGRTLAAILENYQCKNGIIKVPEVLRKPYMNNLKFIS; this comes from the coding sequence ATGCTTGATTTTAATCTTTTACGCAATGAACTTGAATTAATTTCTAAAAAATTAGCACGACGTGGTTTTTCATTAAATATAAAAAAATTCTCATCTATGGAGCGAAAAAGGAAAAAATTACAAATAAAAACCGAACAACTACAATTTAGTCGTAATCAATTATCAAAATTAATTGGACAAAAAAAAAATACCAATATAGATGTTACATTATTAATTAAGAAAGTAAGTAAAATTAATCAAGATTTAAGTATTATTCAATTAGAATTTAACGAATTGAAGGAAAAACTATATAATTTTTTAATCAATTTACCTAATATACCTGATAACAACATACCAGATGGGATAGAATCTATAAATAATAAAGAGATAATGCGTTGGGGAAAAATAAAAAAATATAATTTTCTAGTACAAGATCATGTTTATTTGGGAGAAAATGTACATGGATTTGACTGGAATACAGCAGCCAAAATGTCTGGATCCAGATTTGTCATTATGAAAGGGAAAATTGCTTTGTTACATCGTGCTTTAGGTCAATTTATGTTAGATATACATACACAAGAAAATGGATATTTAGAAACTAATGTACCGTATTTAGTTAATCAAAAAAGTTTATATGGAACTGGTCAATTACCTAAATTTAGTGATGATTTATTTCACATTAATGATTTATCTAAAAACAATAACAAAAATAATTATGTATTAATACCTACAGCGGAAGTCCCACTTACGAATATTATTCAAAATAAAATTTTAAAGGAAAACGAATTGCCCATTAAGCTAACAGCTCTTACTCCTTGTTTTCGGTCAGAATCTTCTTCTTATGGTAAAGACACCAGAGGTTTAATACGTATGCATCAATTTGACAAAGTAGAAATAGTTCAAATCGTGCATCCTGATAAATCTATGGAAGCATTGGAAAAATTAACAAATCATGCTGAAAAAATATTGCAATTATTAAAATTACCTTATAGAAAAGTATTATTATGTTCAGGTGAAATTGGTTTTTCTGCAACTAAAACTTACGATTTAGAAGCATGGTTTCCTAGTCAAAATATTTACCGAGAAATTTCTTCGTGTTCTAATATGTCGGATTTTCAAGCTCGTCGAATACAGGCTCGTTTTTTTAATGAATCAGATAAAAAAAAATATTTTGTTCATACTATTAATGGTTCTGGATTAGCAATAGGAAGAACATTAGCAGCAATTTTAGAAAATTATCAGTGTAAAAATGGTATTATTAAAGTACCAGAAGTATTAAGAAAACCTTATATGAATAATTTAAAATTTATATCTTAA
- a CDS encoding YebC/PmpR family DNA-binding transcriptional regulator, producing MAGHSKWANTKHRKASQDFKKSKIFTKIIKELIIASKFGGKNPDTNPNLRAIIEKALNHNMSLNTINRTINKKNSINKNSSLKRIQYGGYGKKGIAVILDCLSNNKNRTVAEIRYIFSKFNFTLTPVTSVEYLFKKKIVMFYSKKNDFLKIKNISIQYGAEYISNHNNKCVQLISNTNSLEIIKSTLNSFDIKPIYTEFLFTPYVFIKINPEENIIFYKLIKKLKKNTDIQNIYHNIK from the coding sequence ATGGCAGGACACAGTAAATGGGCAAATACAAAGCATCGCAAAGCTTCTCAAGACTTTAAAAAAAGTAAAATCTTTACAAAAATTATTAAAGAACTAATTATTGCTTCCAAATTTGGAGGAAAAAATCCCGATACAAATCCTAATTTACGTGCTATTATAGAAAAAGCTTTGAATCATAATATGTCTCTTAATACAATTAATAGAACTATCAATAAAAAAAATAGTATTAATAAAAATTCTTCTCTTAAAAGAATTCAATATGGAGGATATGGTAAAAAAGGAATTGCTGTTATATTAGATTGTTTAAGTAATAATAAAAATAGAACTGTTGCTGAAATACGTTATATTTTTTCAAAATTTAATTTTACTTTAACACCTGTTACATCCGTAGAATATCTATTTAAAAAAAAGATAGTAATGTTTTACTCAAAAAAAAATGATTTTTTAAAAATTAAAAATATATCCATACAATACGGAGCTGAATATATTTCTAATCATAACAATAAATGTGTCCAATTGATTTCTAATACCAATTCATTAGAAATTATTAAATCAACACTGAATTCTTTCGATATTAAACCAATTTATACTGAATTTTTATTCACTCCTTATGTTTTTATTAAAATAAATCCAGAAGAAAATATAATCTTTTATAAATTGATTAAAAAACTGAAAAAAAACACAGATATACAAAATATTTACCATAATATAAAATAA
- the infA gene encoding translation initiation factor IF-1, translating into MTKEENIEMQGIVIDTLPNTTFRVELENKHIITAHISGKMRKNYIRILTGDKVTVELTPYDLSKGRIIFRSR; encoded by the coding sequence ATGACAAAAGAAGAAAATATAGAGATGCAAGGTATCGTAATAGATACATTACCGAATACTACATTTCGAGTAGAATTAGAGAATAAACATATTATTACCGCTCATATATCAGGGAAAATGAGAAAAAATTATATTCGTATATTAACTGGAGATAAAGTAACCGTAGAACTAACTCCTTATGATCTAAGTAAAGGTAGAATTATATTTAGAAGTCGATAA
- the trxB gene encoding thioredoxin-disulfide reductase, translating to MKKKINDSKKLIIIGSGPAGYTAAVYASRANLDPMLITGPNPGGQLMNTDTIENWPGDYKKLTGSHLMHKMYLHAKKLKTQILEEIIIRVHLKTKPFLFVTESKKQYTSDAVIIATGASPRYLGLPSETIFKGKGVSACAVCDGFFHKNKDVSVVGGGNTAIEEALYLSNIALKVHLIHRKNTFRAEKILISRLFKKVDEGKIILHTNFIINEILGNQYGVTGVQIKNIKNKNKSKILNISGLFIAIGHTPNSYLFKNQLEMHNGYIKVNFNLHGNSTATSIPGVFAAGDVIDHVYRQAITSAATGCMAALDAERYLDTLI from the coding sequence ATGAAAAAAAAAATAAATGACAGTAAAAAATTAATTATTATCGGTTCTGGTCCTGCTGGATATACTGCAGCTGTTTATGCATCAAGAGCTAATTTAGATCCAATGTTAATAACAGGACCAAATCCTGGAGGACAATTAATGAACACCGATACAATTGAAAATTGGCCTGGAGATTATAAAAAATTAACTGGTTCTCACTTAATGCACAAAATGTATTTACATGCAAAAAAATTAAAAACACAAATTTTAGAAGAAATAATAATCAGAGTTCATCTTAAAACTAAACCTTTTCTTTTCGTTACAGAATCTAAAAAACAGTATACATCTGATGCCGTTATCATTGCTACTGGTGCATCACCTCGTTATTTAGGTTTACCTTCTGAAACTATCTTTAAAGGAAAAGGAGTTTCAGCATGCGCTGTATGTGATGGTTTTTTTCATAAAAACAAAGATGTTTCTGTTGTAGGAGGAGGCAATACAGCTATAGAAGAAGCTTTATATTTATCTAACATAGCACTTAAAGTTCATTTGATTCATAGAAAAAACACCTTTCGTGCAGAAAAAATATTAATATCTCGTCTTTTTAAAAAAGTAGATGAAGGAAAAATTATTTTACATACTAATTTCATAATAAATGAAATATTGGGAAATCAATATGGAGTGACTGGAGTACAAATTAAAAACATAAAAAATAAAAATAAATCTAAAATATTAAATATATCTGGTTTATTTATAGCAATAGGACATACTCCTAATAGTTACTTGTTTAAAAATCAATTAGAAATGCACAACGGTTATATAAAAGTTAATTTTAATCTGCATGGAAATTCAACTGCAACTAGTATTCCAGGTGTTTTTGCAGCAGGGGATGTAATAGATCATGTATATAGACAAGCTATTACATCTGCTGCCACAGGATGTATGGCTGCATTAGATGCTGAACGTTATTTAGATACGCTTATTTAA
- the htpX gene encoding protease HtpX, translated as MMRIILFMLTNLSVMFIFGIILSLTGIQSHSIYGLIIVSGLFGFGGSIFSLLLSKWIALRSVNGKIIHYPSNESEIWLTKTVHQQAKKMGLVPPEIAIYDALDMNAFATGPRRNSSLIAVSTGLLKNMTQEEAEAVIAHEISHIANGDMVTMTLVQGVVNTFVIFISRIIAQSVTSIISGSKEENDFKNGHSLIYFITYIVLELIFGMFASIITMWFSRYREFHADAGSAKLVGRNKMIAALERLKMSYEPNESSSILAFCINGKNKSIINLFMSHPPLNKRIEALYNNLYL; from the coding sequence ATGATGCGTATTATTCTTTTTATGTTAACTAATTTATCCGTTATGTTCATATTTGGAATAATCCTTAGTCTTACAGGAATTCAATCTCATAGTATATATGGTTTAATAATTGTATCTGGATTATTCGGATTTGGAGGTTCTATATTTTCATTACTTTTATCAAAATGGATAGCTTTACGATCTGTTAATGGAAAAATCATTCATTATCCATCAAATGAAAGTGAAATATGGTTAACTAAAACAGTGCATCAACAAGCTAAAAAAATGGGGCTTGTACCACCAGAAATAGCTATTTATGATGCTTTAGATATGAATGCTTTTGCTACAGGACCTCGTCGTAATTCTTCTTTAATTGCCGTTTCTACTGGATTATTAAAAAATATGACTCAGGAAGAAGCTGAAGCAGTAATTGCACATGAAATTAGCCATATTGCTAATGGTGATATGGTTACCATGACTTTAGTACAAGGAGTAGTAAATACGTTTGTGATTTTTATATCACGTATTATTGCTCAATCAGTTACTTCCATTATATCTGGAAGCAAAGAAGAAAATGATTTCAAAAATGGTCATTCTTTGATATATTTTATAACTTATATAGTATTAGAATTAATATTTGGAATGTTTGCCAGTATTATTACTATGTGGTTTTCACGTTACCGAGAATTTCATGCTGATGCAGGATCAGCTAAATTAGTTGGTCGCAATAAGATGATTGCTGCTCTAGAAAGATTAAAAATGAGTTATGAACCTAACGAATCAAGTAGTATCCTTGCTTTTTGTATCAACGGAAAAAATAAATCAATAATAAATTTATTTATGTCTCATCCTCCATTAAATAAAAGAATTGAAGCATTATATAATAATTTGTATTTATAA
- the zwf gene encoding glucose-6-phosphate dehydrogenase, producing MISKINQACDLVIFGAKGDLTRRKLLPALYQLEKFNKLHKNTRIIGVGRADWNKNFFHSFVKESLEIFMKEKLNDYFLKKLFLRLDFCNLDVKNTNDFIKLQIILSQKNNTIINYFAVPPNLFSSICQGLSKNQLNLSPTRIVMEKPLGTSLKTSQKINNQVSKYFKEHQIFRIDHYLGKETILNLLSLRFSNILFFNNWNNKIIDHVQITVAEQVGIEGRWGYFDQSGQIRDMLQNHLLQILTIVTMSPPENLNANNIRKEKIKILQSLRHINDANFDKNVVLGQYSAGTLNGIEVPSYIDENGANKKSKTETFVAIKVNIDNKKWAGIPFYLRTGKRLPVKCSKIVIFFKKPIKNLFDNHNKILPSNKLVIKLQPNEGFTLQVLNKIPSLNSEYILDNIDLNFKYSDTIYKNNLSDSYERLLLESMKGIQTLFVSKKEIEESWKWIDLIIDAWNKKNEFPALYKSGTWGPDESEKIIQQDARIWHND from the coding sequence ATGATTTCAAAAATAAATCAAGCGTGTGATTTAGTTATTTTTGGAGCTAAAGGTGATTTAACTCGTAGAAAATTATTACCTGCTCTTTATCAGTTAGAAAAATTTAATAAATTACATAAAAATACAAGGATTATCGGAGTTGGACGTGCTGATTGGAATAAAAATTTTTTTCATTCTTTTGTAAAAGAATCGTTAGAAATATTTATGAAAGAGAAATTAAATGATTATTTTTTAAAAAAATTATTTCTTCGGTTAGATTTTTGTAATCTTGATGTAAAAAATACCAATGATTTTATAAAATTACAAATCATATTAAGTCAAAAAAATAACACAATTATTAATTATTTCGCTGTTCCTCCAAATTTATTTAGTTCTATATGTCAAGGTTTGAGTAAAAATCAATTAAATCTTTCTCCAACTCGCATAGTAATGGAAAAACCGTTAGGTACATCTCTAAAAACATCACAAAAAATTAATAATCAGGTCAGTAAATATTTTAAAGAACATCAAATATTTAGAATAGATCATTATTTAGGAAAAGAGACCATATTAAATTTACTTTCATTACGTTTTTCAAATATTTTATTTTTTAATAATTGGAACAATAAAATTATAGATCATGTTCAAATCACTGTTGCTGAACAAGTTGGAATAGAAGGTAGATGGGGATATTTTGATCAATCAGGACAAATTAGAGATATGCTTCAAAATCATTTATTACAAATTTTAACTATTGTTACCATGTCTCCGCCTGAAAACTTAAATGCCAATAATATTAGAAAAGAAAAAATAAAAATATTACAGTCTTTACGTCATATTAATGATGCTAATTTTGATAAAAATGTTGTTCTTGGTCAATATTCAGCTGGTACGCTAAATGGTATAGAAGTACCCTCTTATATTGATGAAAATGGTGCTAATAAAAAAAGTAAAACTGAAACTTTTGTAGCTATTAAAGTAAACATAGATAATAAGAAATGGGCTGGCATACCATTTTATTTGCGTACAGGTAAAAGGTTACCAGTAAAATGTTCTAAAATAGTTATTTTTTTTAAAAAACCTATTAAAAATTTATTTGATAATCATAATAAAATATTACCATCTAACAAACTTGTAATCAAATTACAACCAAATGAAGGATTTACTCTTCAAGTTTTAAATAAAATACCCAGTTTAAATTCTGAATATATTCTGGATAATATTGATTTAAATTTCAAATATTCCGATACAATTTATAAAAATAATTTATCAGACTCTTATGAAAGATTATTATTAGAAAGTATGAAAGGAATACAAACATTGTTTGTAAGTAAAAAAGAAATAGAAGAATCATGGAAATGGATAGATTTAATTATTGATGCTTGGAACAAAAAAAATGAATTTCCAGCACTTTATAAATCTGGTACGTGGGGTCCAGATGAATCTGAAAAAATTATCCAACAGGACGCTAGAATTTGGCATAATGATTAA
- the aspS gene encoding aspartate--tRNA ligase, which translates to MRTKYCGQLGLSDVDETVILCGWVNKIRIFGNIVFIDMRDQEGIVQIFFDGEKMFLKDVLKLKNEFCIQVTGVVRKREKKNINPNLCTGNIEVLAINLNIINTSDILPLDYKKNNSEALRLKYRYLDLRRSDMIEKIKIRNKICNTIRSFMKKNKFLEIETPMLTKSTPEGARDYLIPSRIHLGKFYALPQSPQLFKQLLMISGIDRYYQITKCFRDEDLRSDRQPEFTQIDIEMSFIKTIKFRNLMENMIRNLWMKIKKIDLKIFPVITYKEALRRFGTDKPDLRNPIELVDIDDILQDNNHPIFLKCIKNEDYRIAVLCIPGGNILSHKKINSYKNLVKQYGAKKLFDIKVDDIKLEKKDTKNSIYQFLNKKTLKKIILKTSAKSTDLILLIADKNDTVTRALGILRLKIGKDINIIKKSSWKPLWIIDFPMFKKNKISGFSPIHHPFTAPKNITIEQIQKNPEKAIANSYDMVINGYEIGGGSVRNHNKKMQKTIFDILGISIDTQKEKFGFLIEALSYGTPPHTGIAFGLDRLAMLLTNSSNIRDVIAFPKTTAASCLMTDAPSNMDSSILEELSIYIHKK; encoded by the coding sequence ATGAGAACTAAATATTGCGGACAATTAGGATTATCAGATGTCGATGAAACGGTTATTTTATGTGGTTGGGTTAATAAAATTCGTATTTTTGGGAATATTGTTTTTATTGATATGCGTGATCAAGAAGGTATTGTTCAAATCTTTTTTGATGGTGAAAAAATGTTTTTAAAAGATGTTTTAAAATTAAAAAATGAATTTTGTATTCAAGTAACTGGAGTTGTTAGAAAAAGAGAAAAAAAAAATATTAATCCTAATTTATGTACTGGAAATATAGAAGTATTAGCAATAAATTTGAATATAATTAATACTTCTGACATTTTACCTTTAGATTATAAAAAAAATAACTCTGAAGCATTACGTTTAAAATACAGGTATTTAGATCTTCGTCGTTCTGACATGATAGAAAAAATAAAAATACGTAATAAAATTTGTAATACTATAAGATCTTTTATGAAAAAAAATAAATTTTTAGAAATTGAAACACCAATGCTTACAAAATCAACACCTGAAGGCGCCAGAGATTACTTAATACCCAGTCGAATACATTTAGGAAAATTTTATGCATTACCTCAATCACCTCAATTATTTAAACAATTACTAATGATTTCAGGTATTGATAGATATTACCAAATTACAAAATGTTTTCGAGATGAAGATCTACGTTCAGACAGACAACCTGAATTTACACAAATTGACATAGAAATGTCTTTTATAAAAACTATAAAATTTCGAAATTTAATGGAAAATATGATACGAAATTTATGGATGAAAATAAAAAAGATAGATTTAAAAATATTTCCTGTAATAACATATAAAGAAGCTTTACGTCGTTTTGGTACTGATAAACCAGATTTAAGGAATCCTATAGAATTAGTAGATATTGACGATATATTACAAGACAATAATCACCCTATATTTTTAAAATGTATTAAAAATGAAGATTACCGAATTGCAGTTTTATGTATTCCAGGAGGTAATATTCTTTCTCATAAAAAAATAAATTCATATAAAAATTTAGTAAAACAATATGGAGCAAAAAAATTATTTGATATAAAAGTTGATGATATTAAACTAGAAAAAAAAGATACGAAAAATTCAATATATCAATTTTTAAATAAAAAAACGCTAAAAAAAATAATCCTAAAAACATCAGCAAAAAGTACAGACTTAATATTATTAATTGCGGATAAAAATGACACAGTTACTCGAGCTTTAGGTATTTTACGATTAAAAATAGGAAAAGATATTAATATTATTAAAAAATCAAGTTGGAAACCATTATGGATAATTGATTTTCCTATGTTTAAAAAAAATAAGATAAGTGGCTTTTCTCCTATACATCATCCTTTCACAGCTCCTAAAAATATAACAATTGAACAAATACAAAAAAACCCAGAAAAAGCTATTGCTAATTCTTATGACATGGTTATCAATGGATATGAAATAGGAGGTGGTTCAGTAAGAAATCATAACAAAAAAATGCAAAAAACTATTTTTGACATTCTGGGAATTTCAATTGATACTCAAAAAGAAAAATTTGGTTTCCTTATAGAGGCATTGAGTTATGGAACACCTCCTCATACAGGTATCGCTTTCGGATTAGATCGATTAGCAATGTTATTGACTAACAGTAGTAATATTAGAGATGTAATTGCTTTTCCGAAAACTACTGCAGCATCTTGTCTTATGACTGATGCACCGAGTAACATGGATTCTAGTATATTAGAAGAATTATCTATTTATATTCATAAAAAATAA
- the znuC gene encoding zinc ABC transporter ATP-binding protein ZnuC: MYSLIKLKNVFIKFNHRCILSNISLNLIPNQILTLIGPNGAGKSTLVRVILGLLKPNSGKIIKKINIKIGYVPQKLHLNAGLPITVDRFMRLSHGTTKLSVKKALHRLNIIHIKNYQLKKLSGGEMQRMLLARALLKEPELLILDECTQGIDILGQVALYKLINKIRNELKCSVLIVSHDLNLVMATTDKVLCLNQHICCSGTPEIVCKNSEFISLFGEIGIKNFALYRHEHNHRHDF; this comes from the coding sequence ATGTACTCATTAATTAAATTAAAAAACGTTTTTATCAAATTTAATCATCGATGTATTTTGTCAAATATTTCATTAAATTTAATACCTAATCAAATTTTAACTTTAATAGGACCAAATGGTGCAGGAAAATCTACATTAGTAAGGGTAATTCTAGGTTTATTGAAACCTAATTCTGGGAAAATTATTAAAAAAATTAATATTAAAATTGGTTATGTACCTCAAAAATTACATTTAAATGCGGGTTTGCCTATTACAGTAGATCGTTTTATGAGATTATCTCACGGTACAACAAAATTATCAGTAAAAAAAGCATTACATCGTTTGAATATAATTCATATAAAAAATTATCAATTAAAAAAATTATCCGGTGGTGAAATGCAAAGAATGTTATTAGCTCGTGCTCTATTAAAAGAACCAGAATTATTGATATTAGATGAGTGTACTCAAGGTATAGATATTTTGGGGCAAGTTGCTTTATATAAATTAATTAACAAAATTCGCAATGAATTAAAATGTTCTGTTCTAATAGTATCACATGATTTAAATTTAGTCATGGCAACAACAGATAAAGTGCTATGTTTAAACCAACATATATGTTGTTCAGGAACACCAGAGATAGTTTGTAAAAATTCAGAATTTATTTCTCTTTTTGGTGAAATAGGAATAAAAAATTTTGCATTATATCGTCATGAACATAATCATCGTCATGATTTTTAA